The following are encoded together in the Vigna angularis cultivar LongXiaoDou No.4 chromosome 9, ASM1680809v1, whole genome shotgun sequence genome:
- the LOC108320671 gene encoding uncharacterized protein LOC108320671, with product MVMRFLAFFLLISGIHAISISEFNMEFSSEGKGLIQSNGQAQQLGKLLYGSMEEATNLKDKADEIENGYKEEVLSTTRTSHGGSSGGGGKKGKTGTAGSSDVNRRPRQNSAPSKPRFWISTFNLCVSLALVTLFPFHWF from the exons ATGGTGATGAGATTCCTTGCTTTTTTCCTACTCATTTCAGGCATTCATGCCATATCAATTTCAGAGTTCAACATGGAATTCAGTTCAGAAGGTAAAGGCCTAATCCAGAGCAATGGACAAGCACAACAACTTG GGAAATTGTTATATGGAAGCATGGAAGAGGCAACAAATCTGAAAGACAAAGctgatgaaattgaaaatgggTACAAAGAAGAAGTACTCAGTACTACAAGAACATCACACGGTGGAAGTTCAGGTGGGGGAGGAAAGAAAGGGAAGACAGGAACTGCGGGCAGTTCAGATGTTAATCGCCGGCCACGTCAGAATTCTGCGCCCTCAAAGCCTCGTTTTTGGATCTCAACTTTTAATCTATGCGTAAGCTTGGCTTTAGTCACATTATTTCCTTTCCACTGGTTCTGA
- the LOC108320670 gene encoding shikimate O-hydroxycinnamoyltransferase: MIINVKESTMVRPAEEGERRVVWNSNVDLVVPNFHTPSVYFYRANGASNFFEGKVLKEALSKVLVPFYPMAGRLRRDEDGRVEIDCDGQGVLFVEADTGAVIDDFGDFAPTLELRQLIPAVDYSQGIETYPLLVLQVTHFKCGGASLGVGMQHHVADGASGLHFINTWSDVARGLDVSIPPFIDRTILRARDPPRPVFDHIEYKPPPAMKTQPATESDTAAVSIFKLNRDQLSTLKAKSKEDGNTINYSSYEMLAGHVWRSVCKARALPEDQETKLYIATDGRSRLQPSPPPGYFGNVIFTTTPMAVAGDLISKPTWYAASRIHNALLRMDNEYLRSALDYLELQPDLKALVRGAHTFKCPNLGITSWTRLPIHDADFGWGRPIFMGPGGIAFEGLSFIIPNSTNDGSLSVAISLQPDHMKLFKEYLYDI; the protein is encoded by the exons ATGATCATCAACGTGAAGGAATCGACGATGGTGCGGCCGGCAGAAGAGGGGGAGCGGCGGGTGGTGTGGAACTCGAACGTGGACCTGGTGGTGCCGAATTTCCACACGCCCAGCGTCTACTTCTACAGAGCGAACGGCGCGTCCAACTTTTTCGAGGGGAAGGTTCTGAAGGAGGCACTGAGCAAGGTGCTGGTGCCCTTCTACCCAATGGCTGGGAGGCTCCGGCGAGACGAAGACGGTCGCGTGGAGATTGACTGCGACGGTCAGGGGGTTCTCTTCGTGGAGGCCGACACCGGCGCCGTCATCGACGACTTCGGGGACTTTGCACCGACCCTTGAGCTCCGGCAGCTCATCCCCGCCGTGGATTATTCGCAAGGGATCGAAACCTATCCCCTCTTGGTGTTACAG gTAACACACTTCAAATGTGGAGGGGCATCACTTGGAGTTGGTATGCAGCATCATGTAGCAGATGGAGCCTCTGGTCTTCATTTCATCAATACATGGTCTGATGTGGCTCGTGGCTTGGATGTATCCATTCCACCATTCATTGATAGAACAATACTTCGTGCGAGAGATCCACCTCGACCAGTTTTTGATCACATTGAATACAAGCCCCCACCAGCCATGAAAACTCAACCAGCCACAGAATCTGATACTGCAGCTGTCTCTATTTTCAAACTGAACAGAGACCAGCTCTCCACCCTTAAAGCCAAGTCCAAAGAAGATGGCAACACAATCAACTACAGCTCTTATGAGATGTTGGCTGGACACGTTTGGAGAAGTGTCTGCAAAGCAAGAGCACTTCCTGAAGATCAAGAGACCAAATTGTACATTGCAACTGACGGAAGATCAAGGCTTCAACCTTCTCCTCCACCTGGTTACTTTGGCAATGTCATATTCACAACCACACCCATGGCTGTGGCAGGTGATCTCATCTCAAAACCAACATGGTATGCTGCAAGCAGAATCCACAACGCATTGCTACGAATGGACAACGAATATTTGAGATCCGCTCTTGACTATCTAGAGCTGCAACCTGATCTCAAAGCTCTGGTTCGTGGTGCACACACTTTCAAATGTCCAAATCTTGGCATCACAAGCTGGACCAGGCTTCCAATCCATGATGCTGACTTTGGTTGGGGAAGGCCCATATTCATGGGTCCTGGTGGAATTGCATTCgagggtttatctttcataaTCCCAAACTCCACCAATGATGGTAGCTTATCTGTCGCAATATCTCTTCAGCCCGACCATATGAAGCTGTTTAAGGAATACTTGTATGACATTTGA